The DNA sequence CCAGCCGGACCGGTCCCTCCGCTCCGATCAGGGTGTAGTCGGGCATCCGTACCATCGGCAGGCGCCTGCGCTGCGCGGCGATCGCGTCGAGTTCGCGTGTCGCGGCCTTCTCGCGGCGCCGTAGATCGTCGAGGGCTTCCCGCCAGGTCTGTGCGTCGGTTTCGGGCGGCAGGCCCGGGGTGGTGCCCGGCATGGGGCGGTTGGGTGTTCCAGTGGTCATCGCGGTCTTCCCGTCGGTCGTGCGATCTGTTCTCTGGTACTGACCCAGTGTCGACCCGAAACTCATCGACCACACCGACCACGACCCCGAACAGGGTCGGCCCTCAGCCGCGATCGGGCAGTTCCTCGATGAGTTCCTCGAGGAATCCGCCGGCTTCCCGGCCGGCGCGCTCGACGTCTCCGGCGGCGATCGCGTCGACCAGCCCGCGATGCGGGATCCGTTGCGGTGCATGGGTTTCACTGGTCGTCGCCACACTGGCGGTGACCACCTCGGTGAGCCCCCGATACAGCTCGGTCAGCACCGCGTTGTGCGATGCCCGCACCACTGCGAAGTGCAGCTCCGCGTCGGCGAGCACGAACTCCTCATGGTCGTCGAGGCCATCGCGCCGCTCGAGCAGATCGCGGATCCCGGCGAGGTCCTCGTCGGTCCTGGCGGCGGCCGCCAGCCGGGCGCCCTCTACCTCCAGGCAGCGCCGCACCTCCAGCACCTCGCGCAGTTCCGATCCGCACAGCCGGCGCAACGCACCGGAGACCTCGCTCGTGGCCCGGACATAGGTGCCGTCACCCTGCCGGACCTCGAGGATGCCGCTGTGCGCGAGTGCGCGCACCGCTTCGCGGACCGTGTTGCGCCCCACCCCGAGTGCGGCGACCAGCGCCGGCTCCGTCGGTATCCGCGTCCCCACCGGCCATTCACCCGAGGACACCGACGTGCGCAGCTGAGCGATCACCTGGTCGACCAGGCCGGCGCGGCGCGTCGTGGCGAGCGGCACATGAACTCCATTCGTCCAATGATGGGATGTTTGGATACGATACCGCGGTGAAGGGCACCACGCGCGTCAACAGCACCCCCGGTCAGGCGACCGGCACCGCGGAGCACTCTGCCGGCGTCCGGGCCGCCGGCGGTGTGTTGCTGACCGTCGCCGTCATCCTCACCGCCCTCAATCT is a window from the Mycolicibacterium litorale genome containing:
- a CDS encoding FadR/GntR family transcriptional regulator, which produces MPLATTRRAGLVDQVIAQLRTSVSSGEWPVGTRIPTEPALVAALGVGRNTVREAVRALAHSGILEVRQGDGTYVRATSEVSGALRRLCGSELREVLEVRRCLEVEGARLAAAARTDEDLAGIRDLLERRDGLDDHEEFVLADAELHFAVVRASHNAVLTELYRGLTEVVTASVATTSETHAPQRIPHRGLVDAIAAGDVERAGREAGGFLEELIEELPDRG